From one Eptesicus fuscus isolate TK198812 chromosome 21, DD_ASM_mEF_20220401, whole genome shotgun sequence genomic stretch:
- the DEDD2 gene encoding DNA-binding death effector domain-containing protein 2, whose protein sequence is MALSGSTPAPSWEEDECLDYYGMLSLHRMFEVVGGQLTECELDLMAFLLDEAPGAAGGLSHTRSGLELLLELERRGQCDESDLRLLGQLLRVLARQDLLPHLARRRRRPVSPERYSYGTSSSSTKRTEGSCRRRRQSSSSSDAQQGQWETGSPPTKRQRRSRGRPSGGARRRRRGAPAAPQQQQEQAKPTSEGKVTCDIRLRVRAEYCEHGPALEQGVASRRPQALARQLDVFGQATAVLRSRDLGSVVCDIKFSELSYLDAFWGDYLSGALLQALRGVFLTEALREAVGREAVRLLVSVDEADYEAGRRRLLLMEDEGGRRPSEAS, encoded by the exons ATGGCGCTGTCTGGGTCGACCCCTGCCCCGAGCTGGGAGGAGGACGAGTGCCTGGACTACTACGGGATGCTGTCGCTTCATCGTATGTTCGAGGTGGTGGGCGGGCAGCTGACGGAGTGCGAACTGGACCTGATGGCTTTCCTGCTGGACGAGGCCCCCGGCGCGGCCGGCGGCCTGTCCCACACCCGCAGCGGCTTGGAGCTGCTCCTGGAGCTGGAGCGCCGCGGGCAGTGCGACGAGAGCGACCTGCGGCTCCTGGGGCAACTCCTCCGAGTGCTGGCCCGGCAGGACTTGCTGCCGCACCTGGCGCGCAGGCGGCGCCGGCCAG TGTCTCCAGAACGCTACAGTTACGGCACCTCCAGCTCTTCTACAAAGCGGACGGAGGGCAGCTGCCGTCGCCGTCGGCAGTCAAGCAGTTCTTCAGATGCTCAGCAGGGCCAGTGGGAGACAG GCTCCCCCCCGACCAAGCGACAGCGGCGGAGTCGGGGCCGGCCCAGTGGTGGTGCCAGACGGCGGCGGAGAGGGGCCCCAGCTgccccccagcagcagcaggagcaggccaAACCCACCTCGGAAGGCAAAGTGACCTGTG ACATCCGGCTCAGGGTGCGAGCAGAGTACTGCGAACATGGGCCAGCCTTGGAGCAAGGTGTGGCATCTCGGCGGCCCCAGGCGCTGGCGCGGCAGCTAGATGTGTTCGGGCAGGCCACTGCAGTGCTGCGCTCCCGAGACCTGGGCTCCGTGGTGTGTGACATCAAGTTCTCAGAGCTCTCCTATCTGGACGCCTTCTGGGGGGACTACCTGAGTGGTGCCCTGCTGCAGGCCCTGCGGGGTGTGTTCCTAACTGAGGCCTTGCGGGAGGCTGTGGGCCGGGAGGCTGTCCgcctgctggtcagtgtggaCGAGGCTGACTATGAGGCTGGCCGgcgccgcctgctgctgatggAGGACGAAGGGGGACGGCGCCCATCGGAGGCCTCCTGA